One Gimesia sp. DNA segment encodes these proteins:
- a CDS encoding trypsin-like peptidase domain-containing protein — translation MKYVIGCFFSAVIGGLVVSAMNAPSAGLIASSEAQVQPNLTGPRIIPPTPLKPAPPEVNANKTTPEHITELFNQRGLSPEEEINVSVYEKLNKSVVHITTKGTKSDGFFMLEYDTEGAGSGAIIDKAGHILTNYHVIEDAQQVNVTLFNGKSYQATFVGADAINDIAVIKIDEAPEVLFPVSMADSSKLKVGQRVFAIGNPFGLERTMTCGIISSLNRSLKLRGNRTIKSIIQIDAAVNPGNSGGPLLNSHGQLIGINTAIASNTGQSSGVGFAIPSNLVARVVPQLLTHGHMIHPEIGIQRVYETEQGLLIAKLTPGGPAEKAGLRGPKIVRQRRGLIVIERVDRGAADLIVAVDQKQIKSAADFLDYIESKKPGDTVVVTVLRGKEQTPTKVSVTLTASQSNRP, via the coding sequence GTGAAATATGTCATTGGTTGTTTTTTCTCTGCCGTGATTGGCGGTCTGGTCGTTTCTGCGATGAATGCCCCGTCTGCAGGTCTGATTGCCTCTTCAGAGGCACAGGTACAACCGAATTTAACCGGCCCCCGAATCATTCCTCCTACGCCACTGAAACCCGCGCCCCCCGAGGTTAATGCCAACAAGACGACGCCGGAACATATCACCGAATTATTCAATCAACGCGGGCTGTCTCCCGAAGAGGAGATTAATGTCAGCGTGTATGAAAAGCTGAATAAGAGCGTGGTCCACATCACGACCAAAGGCACGAAGAGCGATGGTTTTTTCATGCTCGAATATGATACAGAAGGCGCAGGATCGGGAGCCATCATCGACAAAGCAGGGCACATTCTGACCAACTACCATGTGATCGAAGATGCCCAGCAGGTGAATGTCACCCTGTTTAACGGGAAATCATACCAGGCCACCTTTGTCGGCGCTGATGCCATCAATGATATTGCCGTGATCAAAATTGATGAAGCTCCGGAAGTGTTGTTTCCGGTCAGCATGGCCGATTCCAGTAAGTTGAAAGTAGGACAGCGTGTCTTTGCAATTGGCAACCCGTTCGGCCTGGAACGGACGATGACCTGCGGCATTATCTCCAGTCTGAACCGGTCGCTGAAACTGCGGGGGAACCGCACGATCAAATCCATCATTCAGATTGATGCCGCAGTGAACCCGGGGAACTCAGGTGGCCCCCTGCTGAATTCGCATGGGCAGTTAATCGGGATCAATACCGCGATCGCCAGTAACACTGGTCAAAGTTCCGGCGTGGGCTTTGCGATTCCTTCAAACCTCGTTGCCCGCGTCGTTCCCCAATTGCTGACCCACGGACATATGATTCATCCGGAAATTGGTATTCAGCGTGTCTATGAGACCGAGCAGGGTTTATTGATTGCGAAACTGACACCGGGGGGACCCGCTGAGAAGGCAGGTTTGCGCGGTCCAAAGATCGTGCGACAGAGAAGGGGACTGATCGTCATCGAACGGGTCGACCGGGGGGCAGCGGATCTGATCGTCGCCGTAGACCAGAAGCAGATCAAATCGGCGGCGGACTTCCTGGATTATATCGAGAGCAAAAAGCCTGGTGACACCGTCGTGGTGACCGTGCTGCGGGGGAAGGAACAGACGCCGACCAAAGTCTCGGTCACCCTGACCGCCAGTCAGTCCAACCGACCATAA
- a CDS encoding 6-phosphofructokinase encodes MRRIALLTAGGDTPALNATIFGAVERANELRLEVVGIIKGFGGLLDPAVPHIRLNPLYSTLPELDPRCGGTILGSSRTYIDESHAGELQVVKKRLDQLGIEGLICIGGDGTLNGMQPISQFMPCVLAPKTIDNDLGLNYLDEPNEWVKETNPETGKEKLRKLPAKQDLELDDMVNYATPGYATAVYVCVQGVQRIRTTAESHRRIAIIEVMGRESGYLALGAAYGQPDIVLIPEVPLDYDRFERRVRELYDTQKNVVIVIGEGLRDQNGKRLGDISQSVDPAGNVIFSGAAEILQNMLIESLGDHYFVSRKRHEMAKSATFTRKIGHTQRGGRPIRFDRFYAAQLGGKAVDLLVQRQNNYVAILQWNEQQGFHVSSISGNALRDAWRGIHPRTLHPSFYDEHRYQPSKLGVQYLSKIFTNAVGSDDLELLKDDLFDTGHLKTRYQSINVSVHKHIRYLSTPQDQGPVDQF; translated from the coding sequence ATGCGTCGGATTGCTCTTTTAACGGCAGGTGGTGACACGCCCGCATTGAATGCCACAATCTTCGGAGCTGTGGAGCGTGCAAACGAACTACGGCTGGAAGTCGTGGGGATTATCAAAGGCTTTGGCGGACTGCTCGACCCCGCCGTACCTCACATCAGGTTGAATCCACTCTATTCAACTCTTCCTGAACTCGATCCCCGCTGCGGTGGTACGATTCTGGGTTCATCCCGCACCTATATTGATGAGTCCCATGCCGGTGAACTGCAGGTGGTTAAGAAACGCCTGGATCAGCTCGGGATCGAAGGCTTGATCTGTATCGGCGGCGACGGAACTTTGAATGGCATGCAGCCGATCTCGCAGTTCATGCCTTGTGTGCTGGCTCCCAAAACCATCGATAACGATCTCGGGTTGAATTACCTCGATGAACCAAATGAATGGGTGAAGGAAACGAACCCGGAGACCGGGAAAGAGAAGCTTCGCAAGCTGCCGGCCAAGCAGGATCTGGAGCTGGATGACATGGTCAACTACGCGACACCCGGCTATGCGACCGCGGTCTACGTCTGTGTGCAGGGCGTGCAGCGTATTCGAACCACCGCCGAAAGCCACCGACGGATCGCGATTATCGAAGTCATGGGACGGGAATCGGGATATCTTGCATTAGGGGCCGCCTATGGACAACCCGATATCGTCCTGATTCCGGAAGTCCCCCTGGATTACGATCGATTCGAACGCCGGGTCCGCGAACTCTACGACACACAGAAAAATGTGGTGATCGTCATCGGCGAAGGACTCCGGGATCAGAATGGGAAACGACTGGGGGACATTTCGCAAAGTGTCGACCCTGCCGGAAACGTGATCTTCAGTGGGGCTGCCGAGATTCTGCAGAACATGTTGATCGAGTCACTGGGGGATCATTACTTTGTCTCAAGGAAGCGACATGAAATGGCCAAGTCGGCAACCTTCACCCGTAAAATTGGTCACACACAACGCGGCGGACGTCCCATCCGCTTTGACCGGTTTTATGCCGCCCAGCTCGGGGGAAAAGCGGTCGACCTGCTGGTCCAGCGGCAGAACAACTATGTAGCCATCCTGCAGTGGAATGAGCAGCAGGGATTCCACGTCAGCTCAATCAGTGGCAATGCACTGCGGGATGCCTGGCGGGGAATCCACCCTCGTACCCTGCACCCCTCGTTCTATGATGAGCATCGCTACCAGCCTTCGAAACTGGGCGTGCAATACCTGTCAAAAATCTTTACGAACGCGGTTGGGTCTGATGACCTGGAGCTGCTTAAAGATGACCTGTTTGATACCGGCCACCTTAAAACCCGGTATCAAAGTATCAATGTAAGTGTTCACAAACACATCCGCTATCTCAGTACTCCCCAGGATCAGGGCCCCGTTGACCAGTTCTAG
- a CDS encoding family 10 glycosylhydrolase — protein MTHIRKRILLICGFICLLASSALADGDTAVSTRLRVEWGEQTPRLWNARFELTEGEITAVRSLGVDADEISVITRDQGAVLYQPRTSRVFNSIEFDVQGTPAAKLQVFLQDRNDSSITLKQQFSLNELMQQKEILPISQTGAQLIVQQAPGKKLALQVDRPHLVYEPAESVRFQVVPAFLHGKEISSDDVLSWQVTRARSTEAVLEGQIKLSEVSQENLTKTGISLEFKAPAEGVYLLQVNADSGQESLAQFVVLDQGVTTSLAESESSVLVDSLSLDGKQDQNDLVARRARNRLRNSFRSLFKSGKELPADTSAAAPWSAYHLKIRHPHLPHKLVITYPESTDTHLGFSLLEPDAAGQLVPVGIDGGVYHAAASPASNLQKRETESRAELLFWPKVTNPVLLFHSLGHPGAAEVAEVSVYELASNKNEESTELSQPTEKKRLVGPYLQKPLLPEIFGAAQVLDINSHRSLDDWQTFYEAGGRLAQYLKYQSFNSVLLGVAADGSAIYPSRHLQPTPRYDSGVYHSSGQDLQRKDVLEMLFRIFDREQLTLVPELQFSSVNAALEKLIEEQSEQAVGVELVNLHGQTWKKSQVAARGQAPFYNPLHPRVQEEIVNIFTELVQRYQAHPSFQGVAVQLSLNGYLQLPGLDWGYDDATVATFSRETGVRIPRFAESQRFEKRYQYLTTTALPQWTDWRCQKIRALHEQLATVLSKAKPDAQLVFSARELIPTQSRQGNVISALKTGAPFRPVLMEMGLDFSRYDQITNAVVIRPQRFIWGQQAEYDLQFLNTHSNIDDSFKSRVNGVVYYHQPLEIRIPEFDRMSPWQPAFTWLATQASPSAAANRIRYVHSIAALDPYMTFDGGWTIPFGQEEATRSLRSQLIQLPARPFQTIDSSEQPVITRFSRGKDKSVFYLVNDFPYCCEATVSLMMTSKASVARLGNGESVQFTRTTEGVCSYKISLEAYDLQAFEIDDAQARLISVKTTIDQDDLQELQARIDQKKKMLVQLHRSLDDASAVVFKADFEAKNSRDYILAGWESKTDQRVSWNLDTSEAHSGRTSLVLDTRPGNNFLRTNPIPLENCRYLNMGVWMKSKSPNMQVRISLEAEQNGKLKAQSAIIGVDQNWRKYVFRVKDIPSSQIQNAQIVIEKLGNEKLWIDDVDLQIHQISPEDDRQLTKLISTLALAWDSQRYLDCYRLLESYWGQFGETIAPQSQPTQEEAEPVKHVERRGLRKLIQR, from the coding sequence GTGACACATATTCGGAAACGAATTCTATTGATCTGTGGTTTCATCTGCCTGCTTGCCAGTTCGGCGCTCGCAGACGGCGATACTGCTGTCTCCACCCGACTGCGGGTTGAATGGGGGGAGCAGACTCCTCGACTCTGGAATGCACGCTTCGAACTGACTGAGGGCGAAATTACTGCGGTTCGCTCGCTGGGAGTCGATGCCGACGAAATTTCTGTCATCACCCGGGATCAGGGGGCCGTACTGTATCAGCCTCGGACCAGTCGGGTATTCAACAGTATTGAATTTGATGTCCAGGGGACTCCTGCTGCTAAGCTGCAGGTCTTTCTCCAGGATCGCAATGACTCCTCGATCACTTTGAAACAGCAGTTTTCGCTGAACGAACTGATGCAGCAGAAAGAGATCCTGCCGATCTCCCAGACCGGTGCTCAGTTGATTGTGCAGCAGGCCCCTGGGAAAAAGCTGGCTCTGCAGGTCGACCGCCCCCATTTGGTGTATGAGCCGGCAGAATCAGTTCGGTTTCAGGTTGTTCCCGCCTTTTTGCACGGAAAAGAAATCTCCTCAGACGATGTTCTCAGCTGGCAAGTCACTCGGGCCCGCAGCACGGAAGCGGTGTTGGAAGGCCAAATCAAACTTTCCGAGGTGTCACAAGAGAACCTTACCAAAACAGGTATCTCTCTGGAGTTCAAGGCACCCGCAGAAGGAGTTTATCTGCTGCAGGTCAACGCGGACTCGGGGCAGGAATCCCTGGCGCAGTTTGTTGTCCTGGACCAGGGCGTGACGACTTCACTGGCTGAAAGTGAATCATCCGTGCTGGTCGACAGTCTTTCGCTGGATGGAAAACAGGATCAGAACGATCTGGTCGCCCGGCGGGCGCGCAACCGGCTCCGCAATTCGTTTCGCTCATTGTTTAAATCTGGCAAGGAATTACCTGCGGACACTTCGGCAGCAGCACCCTGGTCTGCTTACCACTTGAAAATCAGGCATCCGCACCTGCCACATAAGCTGGTGATCACCTATCCTGAGTCAACAGATACCCATCTGGGGTTCAGTCTGCTGGAACCAGACGCCGCAGGGCAACTGGTTCCGGTTGGCATTGATGGGGGCGTCTACCACGCTGCAGCATCCCCTGCCTCGAACCTGCAGAAACGGGAGACAGAATCACGGGCCGAACTGCTGTTCTGGCCTAAAGTCACCAATCCCGTGTTGCTATTCCATAGTCTGGGACATCCTGGAGCCGCAGAAGTGGCTGAGGTCTCGGTTTATGAATTGGCGAGTAATAAAAATGAGGAGTCGACAGAGCTTTCGCAACCCACAGAGAAAAAACGACTCGTGGGACCCTATCTGCAAAAGCCGCTGCTCCCCGAAATATTTGGCGCTGCACAGGTCCTGGACATCAACAGTCATCGCAGTCTGGATGACTGGCAGACCTTTTATGAGGCGGGAGGCCGGTTGGCACAGTATCTGAAATACCAGAGCTTTAACAGTGTCCTCCTGGGTGTCGCAGCCGATGGCAGTGCGATCTATCCTTCCCGGCACTTACAGCCAACTCCACGTTATGACTCGGGAGTGTACCATTCTTCCGGGCAGGATCTTCAGCGGAAAGACGTGCTGGAAATGCTGTTCCGGATTTTTGACCGGGAGCAGTTAACCCTGGTGCCTGAATTGCAGTTCTCGTCAGTCAATGCGGCTCTGGAAAAACTGATTGAGGAGCAGTCTGAGCAGGCAGTGGGTGTCGAACTCGTTAACCTGCACGGCCAGACCTGGAAAAAATCACAGGTGGCCGCTCGCGGGCAGGCCCCCTTCTACAATCCCCTGCATCCCCGGGTTCAGGAAGAAATTGTCAACATCTTTACTGAGCTGGTCCAGCGTTATCAGGCACATCCTTCGTTTCAGGGAGTGGCGGTACAGCTCAGTCTGAATGGTTATCTACAACTCCCGGGACTGGATTGGGGCTATGATGATGCGACTGTGGCCACTTTCTCTCGGGAGACAGGTGTGCGAATTCCCCGGTTCGCTGAATCACAACGGTTTGAAAAACGATATCAGTACCTGACCACGACGGCTCTACCTCAATGGACCGACTGGCGCTGTCAGAAAATCCGGGCTCTGCATGAGCAGCTTGCAACAGTTTTGTCGAAAGCGAAACCCGACGCACAACTGGTGTTTTCTGCCCGCGAATTGATTCCGACGCAAAGTCGGCAGGGTAATGTGATTTCTGCTTTGAAAACCGGTGCTCCGTTTCGACCGGTATTGATGGAGATGGGGCTCGATTTTTCCCGCTATGATCAGATCACGAACGCCGTCGTAATCCGGCCTCAGCGTTTCATTTGGGGGCAACAGGCCGAGTACGATCTTCAGTTTCTGAACACTCACTCCAACATTGATGACAGTTTCAAGTCGCGCGTTAATGGCGTTGTCTATTATCACCAACCACTGGAAATCCGGATTCCTGAATTCGACCGGATGTCTCCCTGGCAGCCGGCCTTTACCTGGCTGGCCACTCAGGCTTCGCCCTCAGCAGCAGCCAATCGGATTCGCTATGTGCATTCCATCGCGGCGCTGGATCCCTATATGACATTTGATGGCGGCTGGACGATTCCCTTTGGCCAGGAAGAGGCAACACGTTCCCTGCGATCACAACTAATTCAATTACCGGCCCGTCCATTCCAGACAATCGACTCCTCAGAGCAACCGGTGATTACCCGTTTTTCCAGAGGGAAAGACAAGTCTGTCTTCTATCTGGTCAACGACTTCCCTTACTGCTGCGAAGCGACCGTATCATTGATGATGACATCAAAAGCGTCCGTGGCCCGGCTCGGAAACGGCGAATCGGTGCAGTTCACTCGTACGACAGAAGGTGTCTGCAGCTATAAGATCTCCCTGGAAGCCTACGATCTGCAGGCGTTTGAGATCGACGACGCCCAGGCGAGACTGATCTCCGTCAAAACCACCATTGATCAGGATGATCTGCAGGAACTACAGGCGCGTATCGATCAAAAGAAAAAAATGCTGGTGCAACTGCATCGATCACTGGATGATGCATCGGCTGTCGTCTTCAAGGCGGATTTTGAAGCCAAAAACTCACGGGATTATATCCTCGCAGGCTGGGAGTCTAAAACGGATCAGCGGGTTTCCTGGAATCTCGATACCTCAGAAGCGCATTCGGGCCGCACCTCACTCGTGCTGGATACCCGCCCGGGAAATAACTTCCTGCGTACGAATCCCATTCCTCTGGAGAATTGCCGCTATCTGAATATGGGTGTCTGGATGAAATCAAAGTCACCCAATATGCAGGTGCGGATTTCTCTGGAAGCCGAGCAGAATGGAAAGCTCAAGGCGCAGTCAGCCATCATCGGTGTGGACCAGAACTGGCGGAAGTACGTCTTCCGTGTGAAAGACATTCCCTCCTCACAGATTCAGAATGCCCAGATCGTGATCGAGAAATTGGGGAATGAAAAATTATGGATCGATGATGTCGATCTGCAAATCCATCAAATTTCTCCCGAAGATGACCGTCAGCTGACCAAGCTGATCTCAACGCTGGCTCTGGCCTGGGACTCACAACGCTACCTGGACTGCTATCGCCTGCTGGAAAGTTACTGGGGCCAGTTCGGGGAAACCATCGCCCCACAGTCTCAGCCGACCCAGGAGGAAGCTGAGCCCGTCAAACACGTTGAGCGGCGGGGCCTCCGCAAGCTGATTCAGCGCTGA
- a CDS encoding thiamine pyrophosphate-binding protein has product MAARKTGTRTDGTKSRLPAKKTTTKRSANKQNGKVHTIGSYLIQRLQNYGITDLFGIPGDFVLQFYGMLEESPIRVIGTTREDNAGYAADGYARVHGLGAVCVTYCVGGLSLCNSIAGAYAEKSPVIVISGSPGMTERASDPLLHHRVKDFHTQRDVFEKITVASAVLNDPMTAFHEIDRCLEACVRFKRPVYLEIPRDCVHTKAIVPHVPDDSQPESDVNALRESLEEATELLEASKKPVIVAGVELHRFGLREEVLKFAEKHQIPMCATILGKSVVSELHPLYLGVYEGAMGRNEVQKYVEESDCVILLGTFMTDINLGIYTAHLDPGKCIYATSEKLRISYHHFHDVVFSDFVKALRKQKMKVVKRKIPDQVRPPQIEFKVNPTAPVTTKHLFQSINQILSDDTVVVTDVGDCLFGAVDLTISTHTKFLSPAYYTSMGFAIPASIGAQVANQELRPIVLVGDGAFQMTCLELSTALKLGYNPIVIVLNNKGYTTERFLQEGPFNDIPDWKYHNITDLIGGGWGFEVSTEGDLEKALKAALANTDSLSVINVHLKPMDVSPALTRLAEKMSKTL; this is encoded by the coding sequence ATGGCAGCTCGCAAAACTGGCACCAGAACAGATGGAACCAAGTCCCGGTTACCCGCAAAAAAAACAACCACAAAACGTTCGGCAAACAAGCAGAACGGAAAAGTACATACGATTGGAAGTTATCTGATTCAGCGTCTGCAGAACTACGGGATTACCGATCTGTTCGGAATCCCGGGCGATTTTGTGCTGCAGTTCTACGGGATGCTGGAAGAGAGTCCGATTCGTGTGATCGGAACGACACGCGAAGATAACGCGGGCTACGCTGCCGACGGATATGCCCGCGTGCATGGCTTGGGAGCAGTCTGCGTCACCTACTGTGTGGGTGGCTTGTCGCTGTGTAACTCGATAGCTGGGGCCTACGCTGAAAAATCTCCCGTGATCGTCATCAGTGGCTCACCGGGTATGACAGAACGTGCCAGCGATCCCCTGTTGCATCACCGTGTCAAAGATTTTCACACCCAGCGGGATGTCTTCGAGAAAATCACGGTCGCTTCTGCAGTTCTCAATGACCCGATGACCGCCTTTCATGAAATTGATCGCTGCCTGGAGGCCTGTGTGCGTTTCAAGAGGCCCGTTTACCTGGAAATCCCCCGAGATTGCGTCCATACCAAGGCGATTGTCCCCCATGTTCCGGACGACAGCCAGCCGGAGAGCGATGTAAATGCACTCCGCGAGTCACTGGAAGAAGCTACCGAACTGCTTGAAGCCAGCAAGAAGCCCGTCATTGTGGCTGGTGTTGAACTGCATCGCTTCGGGTTGCGGGAAGAAGTGCTGAAATTCGCGGAGAAGCACCAGATCCCCATGTGTGCGACTATACTGGGGAAATCAGTCGTCAGCGAATTACACCCTTTATACCTGGGCGTCTATGAAGGGGCCATGGGGCGCAACGAAGTGCAGAAATACGTCGAAGAGAGTGATTGTGTAATTCTCCTCGGTACCTTCATGACAGATATTAATCTGGGTATCTACACCGCGCACCTCGATCCCGGCAAATGCATCTACGCCACCAGCGAGAAGTTGCGGATCAGCTACCACCATTTTCACGATGTCGTCTTCTCGGATTTTGTGAAAGCACTGCGTAAGCAGAAAATGAAGGTAGTGAAGCGCAAAATTCCGGATCAGGTCCGTCCACCGCAGATTGAGTTCAAAGTGAATCCAACTGCGCCTGTGACCACAAAACACCTGTTCCAAAGCATCAATCAGATTCTGAGTGACGATACGGTCGTGGTGACGGATGTCGGGGACTGCCTGTTTGGGGCCGTCGATTTGACTATCAGCACCCATACCAAGTTCCTGAGTCCCGCTTACTATACTTCCATGGGGTTTGCGATCCCGGCTTCGATCGGAGCCCAGGTCGCTAATCAGGAACTCAGGCCGATTGTTCTGGTGGGAGATGGTGCGTTTCAGATGACCTGTCTGGAGCTCTCAACGGCCCTCAAGCTGGGGTACAATCCAATCGTGATTGTGCTGAATAATAAGGGATATACGACCGAACGTTTCCTGCAGGAGGGACCGTTCAATGATATTCCCGACTGGAAATATCATAACATTACGGATCTGATCGGCGGAGGCTGGGGCTTTGAAGTCAGCACGGAAGGCGATCTGGAGAAGGCGCTCAAAGCGGCGCTGGCCAATACGGACAGCTTGAGCGTGATTAATGTCCATCTGAAACCGATGGATGTCAGCCCTGCTTTGACGCGGCTGGCTGAGAAGATGTCCAAAACACTTTGA